Proteins from a genomic interval of Hippocampus zosterae strain Florida chromosome 14, ASM2543408v3, whole genome shotgun sequence:
- the grhl1 gene encoding grainyhead-like protein 1 homolog isoform X1, with translation MSQEHDNKRAVLVLQNDPNYGGQRRSFTTEDEAWKSFLENPLTAATKAMMSINGDEDSAAALGLLYDYYKVPREKRTITQGKPDALVSDVDPNKRNQIQAAHGISPLPETSMENRIQVLKGPFNILQLAQDKRSQFPSPDTTVTVSIAALQNYPHVKTEVPIHGLTVPNSCAETDNHVGVFDRPQLPHNSVQFSPSTQSRTPPDSTFSESFKDGSQEVFSFPGELQLRMGSMTPEDYNQFDTVPGNNFEYTLEASKSLRQKTGDGTMTYLNKGQFYPITLREIDNKGLQQPITKVRSVVMVVFGEEKCREDQLKHWKYWHSRQHTAKQRCLDIADYKESFNTIGNIEEISYNAISFTWDTNEEAKIFISVNCLSTDFSSQKGVKGLPLNLQIDTYSYNNRSNKPIHRAFCQIKVFCDKGAERKIRDEERKQSRRKGKVADLNPGLSFVDVKVPILHKRNDVTIFKMMNDLETQPVLFIPDIHFSTFQRHPFTAEDGEDSSGMKRLPFSDDEFGSPPNKMARAEEPKKVLLYVRKETEEVFDAVMLKNPTLKGLVDAISEKYDLPLDKVGKVYKKCKKGILVHMDDNIIKHYSNEDTFQISMEEMGGMYKLTLTEI, from the exons ATGTCACAGGAGCATGACAA CAAGCGTGCCGTCCTGGTCCTGCAGAACGACCCCAACTATGGCGGCCAGCGGCGTTCCTTCACCACAGAGGATGAAGCCTGGAAGTCATTCCTGGAGAACCCCCTGACTGCAGCCACCAAGGCCATGATGAGCATTAACGGGGACGAGGACAGTGCCGCCGCTTTGGGTCTGCTCTATGACTACTATAAG GTGCCCCgggaaaaaagaacaataacCCAGGGCAAGCCAGATGCATTGGTCTCTGATGTGGATCCCAACAAAAG gaaCCAGATTCAGGCAGCACATGGCATCTCTCCTCTTCCAGAGACCAGCATGGAGAACAGGATTCAAGTCCTCAAGGGGCCCTTCAACATTCTCCAGCTGGCCCAGGACAAGCGGAGTCAGTTCCCATCGCCAG ACACGACTGTCACCGTGTCCATCGCCGCTCTGCAGAATTACCCGCACGTCAAGACCGAGGTGCCCATCCACGGTTTGACTGTGCCCAACAGCTGCGCCGAAACCGACAACCACGTGGGCGTTTTCGACCGGCCTCAGCTGCCCCACAATTCGGTACAGTTCAGCCCCAGCACTCAGTCCCGCACGCCCCCGGACTCCACCTTCTCAGAGAGTTTCAAGGATGGTTCCCAGGAG GTGTTTTCATTTCCGGGTGAACTGCAGTTACGTATGGGCTCCATGACGCCTGAGGACTACAATCAGTTTGACACGGTGCCGGG GAATAATTTCGAGTACACCCTTGAAGCATCCAAGTCTCTGCGTCAGAAGACAGGCGACGGAACCATGACATATCTGAACAAGGGACAGTTTTACCCCATCACCCTGCGGGAGATTGACAACAAAGGCCTTCAGCAACCAATCACCAAAGTCAGG AGTGTGGTGATGGTTGTATTCGGAGAAGAGAAGTGCAGAGAAGACCAGCTGAAACACTGGAAGTACTGGCACTCAAGGCAACACACTGCCAAGCAGAGGTGTCTCGACATcg CTGACTACAAGGAGAGCTTCAACACCATCGGCAACATTGAGGAGATTTCCTACAACGCCATCTCCTTCACCTGGGACACAAACGAAGAGGCCAAA ATCTTCATCTCAGTCAACTGCCTGAGTACGGACTTCTCCTCTCAGAAGGGTGTGAAGGGCCTTCCCCTCAACCTGCAGATTGACACATACAGCTACAACAACCGCAGCAACAAGCCCATCCACCGGGCCTTCTGCCAGATCAAGGTGTTCTGCGACAAGGGGGCCGAGAGAAAGATCCGAGACGAAGAGAGGAAGCAGTCCCGCAGGAAAGGCAAGGTGGCCGACCTCAACCCGGGCCTGTCCT TCGTGGATGTCAAAGTGCCCATCCTGCATAAACGCAACGACGTGACCATCTTCAAGATGATGAATGATCTCGAGACTCAGCCGGTGCTCTTCATACCTGACATTCACTTTTCTACCTTCCAGCGCCAT CCTTTCACGGCGGAAGATGGAGAAGACAG CTCTGGCATGAAGAGGTTACCCTTTAGCGATGATGAGTTCGGGTCACCGCCCAATAAGATGGCCAGGGCAGAAGAACCCAAGAAAG TCCTGTTGTACGTGCGCAAGGAGACGGAGGAGGTGTTCGACGCCGTCATGTTGAAAAATCCCACACTGAAAGGCCTGGTGGACGCT atttcagaGAAGTACGACTTGCCTTTGGACAAGGTTGGAAAAGTCTATAAGAAGTGCAAGAAAGG GATTCTGGTCCACATGGATGACAACATCATCAAGCACTACTCCAATGAAGACACCTTCCAGATCTCCATGGAGGAGATGGGTGGCATGTACAAGCTCACCCTCAcggaaatctga
- the grhl1 gene encoding grainyhead-like protein 1 homolog isoform X2 gives MSQEHDNKRAVLVLQNDPNYGGQRRSFTTEDEAWKSFLENPLTAATKAMMSINGDEDSAAALGLLYDYYKVPREKRTITQGKPDALVSDVDPNKRNQIQAAHGISPLPETSMENRIQVLKGPFNILQLAQDKRSQFPSPDTTVTVSIAALQNYPHVKTEVPIHGLTVPNSCAETDNHVGVFDRPQLPHNSVQFSPSTQSRTPPDSTFSESFKDGSQEVFSFPGELQLRMGSMTPEDYNQFDTVPGNNFEYTLEASKSLRQKTGDGTMTYLNKGQFYPITLREIDNKGLQQPITKVRSVVMVVFGEEKCREDQLKHWKYWHSRQHTAKQRCLDIADYKESFNTIGNIEEISYNAISFTWDTNEEAKIFISVNCLSTDFSSQKGVKGLPLNLQIDTYSYNNRSNKPIHRAFCQIKVFCDKGAERKIRDEERKQSRRKVVDVKVPILHKRNDVTIFKMMNDLETQPVLFIPDIHFSTFQRHPFTAEDGEDSSGMKRLPFSDDEFGSPPNKMARAEEPKKVLLYVRKETEEVFDAVMLKNPTLKGLVDAISEKYDLPLDKVGKVYKKCKKGILVHMDDNIIKHYSNEDTFQISMEEMGGMYKLTLTEI, from the exons ATGTCACAGGAGCATGACAA CAAGCGTGCCGTCCTGGTCCTGCAGAACGACCCCAACTATGGCGGCCAGCGGCGTTCCTTCACCACAGAGGATGAAGCCTGGAAGTCATTCCTGGAGAACCCCCTGACTGCAGCCACCAAGGCCATGATGAGCATTAACGGGGACGAGGACAGTGCCGCCGCTTTGGGTCTGCTCTATGACTACTATAAG GTGCCCCgggaaaaaagaacaataacCCAGGGCAAGCCAGATGCATTGGTCTCTGATGTGGATCCCAACAAAAG gaaCCAGATTCAGGCAGCACATGGCATCTCTCCTCTTCCAGAGACCAGCATGGAGAACAGGATTCAAGTCCTCAAGGGGCCCTTCAACATTCTCCAGCTGGCCCAGGACAAGCGGAGTCAGTTCCCATCGCCAG ACACGACTGTCACCGTGTCCATCGCCGCTCTGCAGAATTACCCGCACGTCAAGACCGAGGTGCCCATCCACGGTTTGACTGTGCCCAACAGCTGCGCCGAAACCGACAACCACGTGGGCGTTTTCGACCGGCCTCAGCTGCCCCACAATTCGGTACAGTTCAGCCCCAGCACTCAGTCCCGCACGCCCCCGGACTCCACCTTCTCAGAGAGTTTCAAGGATGGTTCCCAGGAG GTGTTTTCATTTCCGGGTGAACTGCAGTTACGTATGGGCTCCATGACGCCTGAGGACTACAATCAGTTTGACACGGTGCCGGG GAATAATTTCGAGTACACCCTTGAAGCATCCAAGTCTCTGCGTCAGAAGACAGGCGACGGAACCATGACATATCTGAACAAGGGACAGTTTTACCCCATCACCCTGCGGGAGATTGACAACAAAGGCCTTCAGCAACCAATCACCAAAGTCAGG AGTGTGGTGATGGTTGTATTCGGAGAAGAGAAGTGCAGAGAAGACCAGCTGAAACACTGGAAGTACTGGCACTCAAGGCAACACACTGCCAAGCAGAGGTGTCTCGACATcg CTGACTACAAGGAGAGCTTCAACACCATCGGCAACATTGAGGAGATTTCCTACAACGCCATCTCCTTCACCTGGGACACAAACGAAGAGGCCAAA ATCTTCATCTCAGTCAACTGCCTGAGTACGGACTTCTCCTCTCAGAAGGGTGTGAAGGGCCTTCCCCTCAACCTGCAGATTGACACATACAGCTACAACAACCGCAGCAACAAGCCCATCCACCGGGCCTTCTGCCAGATCAAGGTGTTCTGCGACAAGGGGGCCGAGAGAAAGATCCGAGACGAAGAGAGGAAGCAGTCCCGCAGGAAAG TCGTGGATGTCAAAGTGCCCATCCTGCATAAACGCAACGACGTGACCATCTTCAAGATGATGAATGATCTCGAGACTCAGCCGGTGCTCTTCATACCTGACATTCACTTTTCTACCTTCCAGCGCCAT CCTTTCACGGCGGAAGATGGAGAAGACAG CTCTGGCATGAAGAGGTTACCCTTTAGCGATGATGAGTTCGGGTCACCGCCCAATAAGATGGCCAGGGCAGAAGAACCCAAGAAAG TCCTGTTGTACGTGCGCAAGGAGACGGAGGAGGTGTTCGACGCCGTCATGTTGAAAAATCCCACACTGAAAGGCCTGGTGGACGCT atttcagaGAAGTACGACTTGCCTTTGGACAAGGTTGGAAAAGTCTATAAGAAGTGCAAGAAAGG GATTCTGGTCCACATGGATGACAACATCATCAAGCACTACTCCAATGAAGACACCTTCCAGATCTCCATGGAGGAGATGGGTGGCATGTACAAGCTCACCCTCAcggaaatctga
- the grhl1 gene encoding grainyhead-like protein 1 homolog isoform X3, with translation MMSINGDEDSAAALGLLYDYYKVPREKRTITQGKPDALVSDVDPNKRNQIQAAHGISPLPETSMENRIQVLKGPFNILQLAQDKRSQFPSPDTTVTVSIAALQNYPHVKTEVPIHGLTVPNSCAETDNHVGVFDRPQLPHNSVQFSPSTQSRTPPDSTFSESFKDGSQEVFSFPGELQLRMGSMTPEDYNQFDTVPGNNFEYTLEASKSLRQKTGDGTMTYLNKGQFYPITLREIDNKGLQQPITKVRSVVMVVFGEEKCREDQLKHWKYWHSRQHTAKQRCLDIADYKESFNTIGNIEEISYNAISFTWDTNEEAKIFISVNCLSTDFSSQKGVKGLPLNLQIDTYSYNNRSNKPIHRAFCQIKVFCDKGAERKIRDEERKQSRRKGKVADLNPGLSFVDVKVPILHKRNDVTIFKMMNDLETQPVLFIPDIHFSTFQRHPFTAEDGEDSSGMKRLPFSDDEFGSPPNKMARAEEPKKVLLYVRKETEEVFDAVMLKNPTLKGLVDAISEKYDLPLDKVGKVYKKCKKGILVHMDDNIIKHYSNEDTFQISMEEMGGMYKLTLTEI, from the exons ATGATGAGCATTAACGGGGACGAGGACAGTGCCGCCGCTTTGGGTCTGCTCTATGACTACTATAAG GTGCCCCgggaaaaaagaacaataacCCAGGGCAAGCCAGATGCATTGGTCTCTGATGTGGATCCCAACAAAAG gaaCCAGATTCAGGCAGCACATGGCATCTCTCCTCTTCCAGAGACCAGCATGGAGAACAGGATTCAAGTCCTCAAGGGGCCCTTCAACATTCTCCAGCTGGCCCAGGACAAGCGGAGTCAGTTCCCATCGCCAG ACACGACTGTCACCGTGTCCATCGCCGCTCTGCAGAATTACCCGCACGTCAAGACCGAGGTGCCCATCCACGGTTTGACTGTGCCCAACAGCTGCGCCGAAACCGACAACCACGTGGGCGTTTTCGACCGGCCTCAGCTGCCCCACAATTCGGTACAGTTCAGCCCCAGCACTCAGTCCCGCACGCCCCCGGACTCCACCTTCTCAGAGAGTTTCAAGGATGGTTCCCAGGAG GTGTTTTCATTTCCGGGTGAACTGCAGTTACGTATGGGCTCCATGACGCCTGAGGACTACAATCAGTTTGACACGGTGCCGGG GAATAATTTCGAGTACACCCTTGAAGCATCCAAGTCTCTGCGTCAGAAGACAGGCGACGGAACCATGACATATCTGAACAAGGGACAGTTTTACCCCATCACCCTGCGGGAGATTGACAACAAAGGCCTTCAGCAACCAATCACCAAAGTCAGG AGTGTGGTGATGGTTGTATTCGGAGAAGAGAAGTGCAGAGAAGACCAGCTGAAACACTGGAAGTACTGGCACTCAAGGCAACACACTGCCAAGCAGAGGTGTCTCGACATcg CTGACTACAAGGAGAGCTTCAACACCATCGGCAACATTGAGGAGATTTCCTACAACGCCATCTCCTTCACCTGGGACACAAACGAAGAGGCCAAA ATCTTCATCTCAGTCAACTGCCTGAGTACGGACTTCTCCTCTCAGAAGGGTGTGAAGGGCCTTCCCCTCAACCTGCAGATTGACACATACAGCTACAACAACCGCAGCAACAAGCCCATCCACCGGGCCTTCTGCCAGATCAAGGTGTTCTGCGACAAGGGGGCCGAGAGAAAGATCCGAGACGAAGAGAGGAAGCAGTCCCGCAGGAAAGGCAAGGTGGCCGACCTCAACCCGGGCCTGTCCT TCGTGGATGTCAAAGTGCCCATCCTGCATAAACGCAACGACGTGACCATCTTCAAGATGATGAATGATCTCGAGACTCAGCCGGTGCTCTTCATACCTGACATTCACTTTTCTACCTTCCAGCGCCAT CCTTTCACGGCGGAAGATGGAGAAGACAG CTCTGGCATGAAGAGGTTACCCTTTAGCGATGATGAGTTCGGGTCACCGCCCAATAAGATGGCCAGGGCAGAAGAACCCAAGAAAG TCCTGTTGTACGTGCGCAAGGAGACGGAGGAGGTGTTCGACGCCGTCATGTTGAAAAATCCCACACTGAAAGGCCTGGTGGACGCT atttcagaGAAGTACGACTTGCCTTTGGACAAGGTTGGAAAAGTCTATAAGAAGTGCAAGAAAGG GATTCTGGTCCACATGGATGACAACATCATCAAGCACTACTCCAATGAAGACACCTTCCAGATCTCCATGGAGGAGATGGGTGGCATGTACAAGCTCACCCTCAcggaaatctga